One part of the Ralstonia pickettii genome encodes these proteins:
- the thiD gene encoding bifunctional hydroxymethylpyrimidine kinase/phosphomethylpyrimidine kinase, giving the protein MTITDPTLAAFAAPASHVPRVLTIAGSDSGGGAGIQADLKTFAALGCYGMSAITAITAQNTLGVTAVESLTPDIVAAQIDAVASDIGVDAAKTGMLGTPQVVEAILSALDRHPIANLVVDPVMVSTSGAQLGSDATAQAMAKWLFPRALLVTPNLPEASALLGRQVRTADDMLPAARDLLALGPRAVLLKGGHLAGASTAGEDGVLQDVLVTADGAERIYAHTYIDTPHTHGTGCTLSAAIAAHLARGDALEAAIEASLDYLLHAIGAGRHLALGRGAGPLNHGFAPRPLAAPRSLEVDVDED; this is encoded by the coding sequence ATGACGATCACCGACCCGACCCTCGCTGCGTTTGCCGCTCCCGCCTCGCACGTGCCGCGCGTGCTCACCATCGCCGGTTCGGACAGCGGCGGCGGCGCGGGCATCCAGGCTGACCTGAAGACGTTTGCCGCGCTCGGCTGCTACGGCATGTCGGCCATCACCGCTATCACCGCGCAGAACACGCTGGGCGTGACGGCGGTGGAATCGCTCACCCCAGACATCGTCGCCGCGCAGATCGACGCCGTGGCAAGCGACATTGGGGTGGACGCCGCCAAGACCGGCATGCTCGGTACGCCGCAGGTGGTGGAAGCCATCCTCTCTGCGCTAGACCGCCACCCAATCGCCAACCTCGTCGTCGATCCCGTCATGGTCAGCACCAGCGGCGCGCAACTCGGCAGCGATGCCACGGCACAGGCGATGGCGAAGTGGTTGTTCCCGCGCGCGCTGCTCGTCACGCCCAACCTGCCGGAAGCCAGCGCGCTACTTGGCCGACAAGTGCGCACGGCCGACGACATGCTGCCCGCCGCGCGCGACCTGCTGGCGCTTGGGCCCCGCGCCGTGCTGCTCAAGGGTGGGCACCTGGCCGGCGCGTCTACCGCCGGCGAAGACGGCGTGCTGCAAGACGTGCTCGTCACCGCCGACGGCGCCGAGCGCATCTACGCCCACACCTACATCGACACGCCGCACACGCACGGCACGGGCTGCACGCTGTCCGCCGCCATTGCAGCCCACCTGGCGCGTGGCGATGCGCTGGAAGCGGCCATCGAAGCCTCGCTCGATTACCTGCTGCACGCCATCGGTGCCGGCCGCCACCTGGCGCTCGGGCGGGGCGCCGGTCCGTTGAACCACGGGTTCGCGCCGCGGCCGCTCGCAGCACCGCGTTCGCTCGAAGTGGATGTCGACGAAGACTGA
- a CDS encoding DUF4369 domain-containing protein: protein MKRLPLMLVRCLPVAALCSLLGACNGYISLGSPIGSAFSIGGTLSGLPGGQSIVLLNNGRDSLTLAANGPFVFGGLVPFDGSYVVTISTQPASANCVVTNGNGRVNGDVNNVQVTCQPR, encoded by the coding sequence ATGAAACGCCTGCCGCTCATGCTGGTTCGCTGCCTTCCGGTGGCCGCGCTGTGCTCGCTGCTTGGTGCCTGCAATGGCTACATCAGCCTCGGCTCGCCTATCGGCAGCGCCTTCTCGATTGGCGGCACGTTGTCCGGGCTGCCTGGCGGCCAGTCGATCGTATTGCTCAACAACGGCCGCGATTCGCTCACGCTGGCCGCCAACGGCCCGTTCGTGTTTGGCGGGCTGGTGCCGTTCGACGGCAGCTATGTGGTGACGATCAGCACGCAGCCCGCGTCGGCCAACTGTGTGGTGACGAATGGCAACGGCAGGGTCAATGGCGATGTGAACAATGTGCAGGTGACGTGTCAGCCGCGTTGA
- a CDS encoding alkaline phosphatase, with translation MHNHKLTKYAAAVAAALAMAACGSDGTSSNAGTAAPDAGTPTTPAKNVVFFLGDGMGMTTMTAARIYKVGEDGELTMDTLPETGFVRTFSNNAQVTDSAPSMSAYMTGVKMNNEVISMSPDTMAYDAGGKDYLSGADSICPSGNGKPVTTLLELMKAAGYGTGVVTTTRITHATPAATYSHICHRDGENTIAAQLTPAGKGFNAALGDGVDVVFGGGRKHFQPTTAGGARTDGRDLIAELKAGGYRYVSNKAEFDTLQATDGKVVGLFTSSHMSYDLDRDPSKEPSLGEMTNKAIDVLAAKKKGFFLMVEGGRIDHALHETTARKALQDTVAFDSAIRGAIDKLNTIDPGLKNTLIVVTADHDHTLVLNGYAKRTGPTSDSNPGVLGLLKNYVTGANATDTGGNPFTIIGFGTGENRPATRGALTDAAVYDKNYHQEAVIPVAPGGETHGGTDVFIGARGLGAERFTGTMDNTEVFGLIKQAMGL, from the coding sequence ATGCACAACCACAAACTTACGAAGTACGCCGCCGCCGTAGCAGCCGCGCTCGCCATGGCAGCGTGCGGCAGCGACGGCACATCCAGCAACGCCGGCACCGCAGCGCCCGACGCCGGTACGCCCACCACGCCCGCCAAGAACGTCGTGTTCTTCCTGGGCGACGGCATGGGCATGACCACCATGACCGCCGCGCGCATCTACAAGGTGGGCGAAGACGGCGAGCTGACCATGGACACGCTGCCGGAAACCGGCTTCGTGCGGACGTTCTCGAACAACGCGCAGGTGACGGATTCCGCGCCGTCGATGTCGGCCTACATGACCGGCGTGAAGATGAACAACGAGGTCATCTCGATGTCGCCGGACACGATGGCCTATGACGCGGGCGGCAAGGATTACCTCTCGGGCGCCGACAGCATCTGCCCGAGCGGCAACGGCAAGCCCGTCACGACGCTGCTCGAACTGATGAAGGCTGCGGGCTACGGCACGGGCGTGGTCACCACCACGCGCATCACGCACGCCACGCCGGCCGCCACGTATTCGCACATCTGCCATCGCGACGGCGAGAACACCATCGCCGCGCAACTCACGCCGGCCGGCAAGGGCTTCAACGCTGCGCTGGGCGATGGTGTGGACGTGGTCTTCGGCGGCGGCCGCAAGCACTTCCAGCCGACCACGGCAGGCGGCGCACGCACCGATGGCCGCGACCTGATCGCCGAACTCAAGGCGGGCGGCTACCGCTATGTCAGCAACAAGGCCGAATTCGACACGCTGCAAGCCACCGACGGCAAGGTCGTCGGCCTGTTCACCAGCAGCCACATGTCGTACGACCTGGATCGTGACCCGAGCAAGGAGCCGAGCCTGGGCGAGATGACCAACAAGGCCATCGACGTGCTCGCCGCCAAGAAGAAGGGCTTCTTCCTGATGGTGGAAGGCGGCCGCATCGACCACGCGCTGCACGAAACCACCGCCCGCAAGGCGCTGCAGGACACGGTGGCGTTCGACTCCGCCATCCGCGGCGCGATCGACAAGCTCAACACGATCGACCCGGGCCTGAAGAACACGCTGATCGTCGTCACGGCTGACCACGACCACACGCTGGTGCTCAACGGCTACGCCAAGCGCACGGGCCCGACCAGTGACAGCAACCCCGGCGTGCTGGGCCTACTCAAGAACTACGTGACGGGCGCCAACGCCACCGACACGGGCGGCAACCCGTTCACCATCATCGGCTTCGGCACGGGTGAGAACCGCCCGGCCACGCGCGGCGCGCTGACCGATGCTGCCGTGTACGACAAGAACTACCACCAGGAAGCCGTGATCCCGGTTGCACCGGGTGGCGAAACGCATGGCGGCACCGATGTCTTCATCGGCGCACGCGGCCTGGGCGCCGAGCGCTTTACCGGCACGATGGACAACACCGAGGTCTTCGGCCTCATCAAGCAGGCCATGGGTCTGTAA
- a CDS encoding alkaline phosphatase, translating into MNTQSNRILRATLLALAAGACAQAHAAGEAKNVIFFLGDGMGPTTVTATRIYKVGEAGRLTMESLKRTARIKTYSNDAQTTDSAPSMSAYMTGVKMNNEVISMSADTKASDATGKGYVSGADSTCPANNGTPAVTLLELAKAAGKSVGAVTTTRVTHATPAATYSHICHRDGENQIAAQGAPGNALYNTALKDGLDVLLGGGRRHYLPQGTTGSKRTDTTDLTAQFQAANYTYVSTGTQLAAVNPATTNKLLGLFNLDHMNYELDRVKKSVDEPSLADMTEKAIRVLQKNGKGYFLMVEGGRIDHALHGTNAKRALEDAGAFDEAIKRALGTADLSNTLIVVTADHDHTMTINGYPRKGNPILGVSNDIKTGQPQLAADGLPYTTLVFGNGGTTRKATRDNVAAVDTAADDYLQEVGVQLGTPGSETHGGGDVMLFSSGPGSAPLKGTLDNTKVFGVVKTAMGL; encoded by the coding sequence ATGAACACGCAATCGAACCGTATCCTGCGCGCCACGCTGCTGGCGCTGGCGGCCGGTGCCTGCGCCCAAGCGCACGCCGCCGGTGAAGCCAAGAACGTGATCTTCTTCCTGGGCGATGGCATGGGCCCGACCACCGTCACCGCCACGCGCATCTACAAGGTGGGCGAGGCCGGGCGCCTGACGATGGAATCGCTCAAGCGCACGGCGCGCATCAAGACGTACTCCAACGATGCGCAGACCACCGACAGCGCGCCGTCGATGTCGGCGTACATGACCGGCGTGAAGATGAACAACGAAGTCATCTCCATGTCGGCCGACACCAAGGCCAGCGATGCCACCGGCAAGGGCTACGTGAGCGGTGCAGACAGCACGTGCCCCGCCAACAACGGCACGCCGGCCGTGACGCTGCTGGAGCTGGCCAAGGCTGCCGGCAAGTCGGTGGGCGCGGTGACGACCACGCGCGTCACGCACGCCACGCCGGCCGCCACGTACTCGCACATCTGCCACCGCGACGGTGAAAACCAGATAGCCGCGCAAGGCGCGCCGGGCAACGCGCTGTACAACACCGCGCTCAAGGATGGCCTGGACGTGCTGCTCGGCGGCGGCCGCCGTCACTACCTGCCGCAGGGCACGACGGGCAGCAAGCGCACCGACACGACCGATCTGACCGCGCAGTTCCAGGCAGCCAACTACACCTATGTGTCCACCGGCACGCAACTGGCGGCTGTCAACCCGGCCACCACGAACAAGCTGCTCGGCCTGTTCAACCTCGACCACATGAACTACGAGCTGGACCGCGTGAAGAAGAGCGTGGACGAGCCGAGCCTGGCGGACATGACCGAGAAGGCCATCCGCGTGCTGCAGAAAAACGGCAAGGGCTACTTCCTGATGGTGGAAGGCGGCCGCATCGACCACGCGCTGCACGGCACCAATGCCAAGCGCGCGCTGGAAGATGCGGGTGCGTTTGACGAAGCCATCAAGCGCGCGCTGGGCACGGCGGATCTGTCGAACACGCTGATCGTCGTCACGGCCGACCACGACCACACGATGACGATCAACGGCTACCCCCGCAAGGGCAATCCGATCCTGGGCGTGTCGAACGACATCAAGACCGGCCAGCCGCAATTGGCCGCCGACGGCCTGCCGTACACCACACTGGTGTTCGGCAACGGCGGCACGACGCGCAAAGCCACCCGCGACAACGTGGCCGCGGTCGACACGGCGGCAGACGATTACCTGCAGGAAGTGGGCGTGCAGCTCGGCACGCCTGGTTCGGAAACGCACGGCGGCGGGGATGTGATGCTGTTCTCCTCTGGTCCGGGCAGCGCACCGCTGAAGGGCACGCTGGACAACACGAAAGTGTTCGGCGTGGTCAAGACGGCCATGGGCCTCTGA